The Armatimonadota bacterium genome window below encodes:
- a CDS encoding polysaccharide deacetylase family protein — MPKLLIGYDTECMHDPEITRAFLRKAADVHARHPCTLFLVGKVIESNARDLELLADNPMFDFQQHTYSHQLLKTVCIDRGDGRTEVHRAMPLSQIEDEVGRTSDLIRRYFGRECTGITGPYAYYRGLADRPDILEILHGLGIRFTRTYGRDHHDFQPVSFDIQPFRYAPQGFPDMLEFPIHGWQDVYWREMNGWGNLRGYREYLEECLSRTAEQGLTWSYGSHDWSSIREDPDMTVMRSLLRSADLIGVPTISYLEYYEADK; from the coding sequence TTGCCCAAGCTGCTCATCGGCTATGATACCGAGTGTATGCACGACCCGGAGATCACCCGCGCCTTTCTGAGGAAGGCCGCGGACGTCCACGCCCGGCACCCGTGTACTCTCTTCCTTGTCGGCAAGGTCATAGAAAGCAACGCCCGCGACCTGGAGCTTCTGGCGGACAATCCGATGTTCGACTTCCAGCAGCACACCTACTCCCACCAACTGCTGAAGACGGTCTGCATTGACCGGGGCGACGGCAGGACCGAGGTTCACCGAGCGATGCCGCTCTCGCAGATCGAAGATGAGGTAGGCCGCACGAGCGACCTCATTCGGCGTTACTTCGGCAGGGAATGCACGGGCATCACCGGGCCGTATGCCTACTACAGGGGACTCGCGGACAGGCCAGACATACTGGAGATACTGCACGGCCTGGGCATTCGTTTCACACGAACCTACGGGCGGGACCATCACGATTTCCAGCCTGTCTCGTTCGACATTCAGCCGTTCCGATACGCGCCTCAGGGGTTTCCCGACATGCTGGAGTTCCCAATCCACGGCTGGCAGGATGTGTACTGGCGCGAGATGAACGGTTGGGGCAACCTGCGCGGATACCGGGAGTATCTCGAAGAATGCCTGAGCCGAACGGCGGAGCAGGGCCTGACGTGGAGTTACGGCTCTCACGACTGGTCGAGCATACGTGAAGACCCCGACATGACCGTCATGCGATCACTGCTGAGATCCGCGGACCTGATTGGAGTGCCTACCATATCATACCTGGAGTATTACGAGGCGGACAAATGA
- a CDS encoding DegT/DnrJ/EryC1/StrS family aminotransferase: MTEKLAMDGGTPARSRTEPPMYPGAMEIAEEEKRAVCEVLDEKILFRYHQRPSGPGRVEEFEERLGRHLGAAHVLAVNSGTSALISALVAAGIGPGDEVIIPAYTFVATPAAVIAAKAIPIIAEVDDSLTLDPDDFEEKITDRTRAVIPVHMRGAPSDMGRLMEIANAHDLRVIEDSAQAVGASYKGQRLGTIGHAGCFSLQMSKVITSGEGGVLITSDSGLYDRARMYHDAAVRFWDQDAGMRAFPGVNFRMSEVAGALALVQLSRMEGLIERMRANKAAIKSALEPREGMEFRRIHDDRGEASLCLIFYLPDAALAKRFGEALRAEGIGSGTIYDQGIPDRHIYTAWAEVLAYPRDVQKGCPFTCPMYKGSVRYSSDMCPRTLDYLGRTIHINVSPMLTPDDCAEIALGINKVAAALL, translated from the coding sequence ATGACCGAGAAGCTTGCGATGGACGGCGGAACGCCGGCGAGGAGCAGAACCGAGCCTCCGATGTATCCGGGGGCGATGGAGATTGCGGAGGAAGAGAAGCGCGCAGTCTGCGAGGTTCTCGATGAGAAGATTCTTTTCCGCTATCACCAGCGTCCGAGCGGCCCCGGACGAGTCGAGGAGTTCGAGGAGAGGCTCGGCCGTCACCTGGGAGCTGCACACGTCCTCGCCGTCAACTCGGGCACGAGCGCGCTGATATCGGCACTCGTCGCCGCGGGCATCGGTCCGGGAGATGAAGTGATCATCCCGGCATACACATTCGTCGCCACGCCGGCGGCGGTGATCGCGGCGAAGGCGATTCCGATTATCGCTGAGGTAGACGACTCGCTTACGCTCGACCCTGATGACTTCGAGGAGAAGATCACAGATCGCACGCGAGCAGTCATCCCGGTGCATATGCGAGGCGCCCCTTCGGACATGGGCCGCCTCATGGAGATCGCCAATGCTCACGACCTCCGGGTGATAGAGGACTCGGCGCAGGCCGTCGGGGCCAGCTACAAGGGTCAGAGACTCGGAACGATCGGCCACGCTGGATGCTTCAGCCTCCAGATGTCGAAAGTCATCACGTCCGGCGAGGGCGGCGTACTGATCACCAGCGACTCGGGGCTGTACGATAGAGCCCGGATGTACCACGACGCCGCCGTCAGGTTCTGGGATCAGGACGCGGGGATGCGCGCATTCCCCGGCGTCAATTTCCGCATGAGCGAGGTTGCCGGAGCGCTGGCACTGGTCCAGCTCTCGCGGATGGAGGGTCTGATCGAGCGCATGAGGGCGAACAAGGCCGCGATCAAGAGCGCGTTAGAGCCGAGAGAGGGGATGGAGTTTCGCAGGATTCACGACGACAGAGGCGAGGCTTCGCTGTGTCTGATCTTCTACCTGCCGGATGCAGCCCTCGCGAAGCGGTTCGGTGAGGCGCTTCGCGCCGAGGGAATCGGATCCGGAACTATCTACGATCAGGGCATTCCCGACAGGCACATATACACCGCGTGGGCGGAAGTCCTCGCCTATCCTCGCGACGTCCAGAAGGGCTGTCCTTTCACATGCCCGATGTACAAGGGCAGTGTCCGGTACTCGAGCGATATGTGCCCTCGCACCCTGGACTATCTTGGACGGACGATACACATCAACGTCAGCCCGATGCTGACACCCGATGACTGCGCCGAGATCGCGCTCGGCATCAACAAGGTTGCGGCCGCGCTGCTCTGA
- a CDS encoding cytochrome c3 family protein: MTKLIQTSLAATIAVMLTIGLANVPGRQPLAEDQSACVTCHNVSTPVIVAQWKESRHAASGVECKMCHVSEEGAPGAEKHFDGSFIIPAISPKVCGKCHSDKEKQFTASHHASGAKFIGSLDNILGEMVEGGPAANLGCKQCHGSTIRIAEDGSLDAETWPNSGIGRINPDGSNGACSACHSRHTFSVAQAREPETCGKCHLGPDHPQLEIYNESKHGVLYRANKDKMNLSAKPWVVGKDYSAAPNCATCHMSATPSQPLTHDVGKRISWTLRPAISTKLENWETRREAMQGVCRQCHGQSYVKSYYKQFDAAVNLYNDKFARPAKDAMDKLYADKLLTDTPFDEKIEWDYYLLWHHEGRRARHGASMMGPDFVQWHGFFEVAERFYNEFIPEVRELKPEYAESILRQDDHKWKSGLPKEEREKILQYYKERYGQ, translated from the coding sequence ATGACCAAGCTGATACAGACATCACTCGCAGCAACGATCGCCGTGATGCTCACCATCGGACTCGCGAACGTGCCCGGGCGGCAGCCGCTGGCTGAGGATCAAAGCGCATGCGTGACTTGCCACAACGTCTCCACTCCGGTCATCGTCGCACAGTGGAAGGAGAGCAGGCATGCCGCTTCGGGAGTTGAGTGCAAGATGTGCCATGTCTCCGAGGAAGGCGCTCCCGGGGCAGAGAAGCATTTCGACGGCAGCTTTATCATCCCTGCGATCAGCCCGAAGGTGTGCGGCAAGTGCCACTCTGACAAGGAGAAGCAGTTCACCGCGAGCCATCACGCAAGCGGCGCCAAGTTCATCGGATCACTCGACAATATCCTGGGCGAGATGGTCGAGGGAGGTCCCGCCGCGAACCTTGGATGCAAGCAGTGCCACGGAAGCACAATCAGGATCGCCGAGGACGGAAGCCTTGACGCAGAGACTTGGCCGAACTCGGGCATAGGGAGAATCAATCCAGACGGCAGCAATGGCGCGTGCTCCGCCTGCCATTCCAGACATACTTTCTCGGTCGCTCAGGCACGCGAGCCGGAGACCTGCGGCAAGTGTCACCTAGGGCCCGACCACCCGCAGCTCGAGATCTACAACGAATCGAAGCACGGGGTGCTGTACCGAGCGAACAAGGACAAGATGAACCTGAGCGCAAAGCCGTGGGTCGTCGGGAAGGACTACTCCGCCGCGCCGAACTGCGCCACGTGCCATATGTCGGCGACGCCGAGCCAGCCGCTGACGCACGACGTCGGCAAGCGGATAAGTTGGACGCTCCGCCCGGCTATTTCGACCAAGCTCGAGAATTGGGAGACGAGGCGAGAAGCGATGCAGGGAGTCTGCAGGCAATGTCATGGACAGAGCTACGTCAAGAGCTACTACAAGCAGTTCGACGCTGCCGTCAACCTGTACAATGACAAGTTCGCCAGGCCGGCGAAGGACGCGATGGACAAGCTATACGCGGATAAGTTGCTGACGGATACGCCGTTCGACGAGAAGATCGAGTGGGACTACTACCTGCTCTGGCACCACGAGGGACGTCGCGCCCGCCACGGCGCATCCATGATGGGGCCGGACTTCGTGCAGTGGCACGGGTTCTTCGAAGTAGCCGAGCGGTTCTACAACGAGTTCATCCCTGAGGTCAGGGAACTCAAGCCTGAGTACGCTGAGAGCATACTCAGGCAAGACGACCACAAGTGGAAGTCCGGACTCCCAAAGGAAGAGCGCGAGAAGATCCTGCAGTACTATAAGGAGCGGTACGGGCAGTAG
- the thiM gene encoding hydroxyethylthiazole kinase, whose amino-acid sequence MDLITRIAEDLDLVREKRPLIHSITNFVVMNETANATLCIGALPIMSHAIEEVAEMVGLAGALVLNIGTLTPDWVDAMVVAGKTANERGIPVILDPVGAGATSLRTESSKRLLRDVKVSIVRGNAGEVAALAGIAAEVRGVEHVAAAEPPEVIALQFAGTYGCTVAITGVVDVVSDGIRSVRVSNGHVMLSRVVGTGCMSNVIVGAFAAVQPDRFVAALGGLTAFGVAGQIAAHVSGDKPGTFHTVLYDALYGLKAGDLLSLARMELI is encoded by the coding sequence ATGGACTTGATCACGAGAATCGCAGAGGACCTCGATCTGGTACGCGAGAAGCGTCCGCTCATCCACAGCATCACCAACTTCGTAGTTATGAACGAGACCGCAAACGCGACCCTGTGCATCGGAGCCCTGCCGATTATGTCGCATGCGATAGAGGAGGTTGCGGAGATGGTCGGCCTCGCCGGGGCGCTGGTGCTGAACATCGGCACGCTGACCCCGGATTGGGTGGATGCTATGGTAGTTGCCGGAAAGACGGCGAACGAACGGGGCATCCCCGTAATACTCGATCCGGTGGGAGCGGGCGCAACCAGCCTGCGGACGGAGTCGAGCAAGCGGCTGCTTCGGGACGTCAAGGTATCCATAGTTCGCGGCAACGCCGGTGAGGTTGCGGCGCTCGCGGGGATCGCGGCCGAAGTTCGCGGTGTGGAGCACGTCGCGGCGGCCGAACCGCCGGAGGTGATCGCATTGCAGTTCGCCGGGACCTACGGGTGCACGGTGGCCATCACTGGTGTCGTGGACGTTGTCAGCGACGGAATACGGAGCGTTAGGGTCTCGAACGGGCACGTGATGCTGAGCCGGGTCGTCGGTACTGGATGCATGTCGAACGTCATAGTCGGCGCGTTCGCGGCTGTTCAGCCGGACAGGTTCGTTGCCGCACTGGGCGGCCTGACGGCTTTCGGCGTGGCCGGTCAGATCGCGGCGCACGTGTCGGGCGACAAGCCGGGCACGTTCCATACGGTCCTCTACGATGCGCTCTACGGACTCAAGGCTGGCGACCTTCTATCGCTCGCGCGTATGGAACTGATCTGA
- a CDS encoding fibronectin type III domain-containing protein: MLLTSLHILRRCSLALALILAAPVACNALTGAPFQIRTSLKNPIVWQGIGNWLIMTEDKTNGRVCYFYDPVIKISSILMEGMSLQLAPLGSEIKWLMYTDYYQNLDRLMAGDVDNDNFHIAWPSNLKQVGCGMKYTNCVFGQYRQQKVGDRYPVDLFSFDVARGGATLIVGSDSEKSQFAHDGDTIVYQANNGFGETAIRAIRFDNPAEQTVFVGPAFEPSVCYNLVAWAQSNGPGFDIIAKNLDTGEIRTVAYTTANPPRPEAGRGAIFWQDARNAASTGIDVYGYDWATAQEYCVTNAAGDQLRLRVCDDLVTWTTGTSTQTLWGARIPTPTIVSDLIVTRVTPNSVSLAWTSIGDTNNPGALYDLRYRTDGPITEATWATSATVAGLPIPQAGGRRESFAVDSLCSGRVYFALKVKFRNNTWSPLSNCVSAYVADEASALRNAGEGDSISFTGVASGIGAEGALYCQRSDRSQAVRVIPMSAASPALGQRLTVTGRLAQDPEFMGPVLEGAVVALNEGTQEIRPLGMRLDSLGGFDARWGGVAVGGPSNLWARVRIWGRVTGLATTGGCSFFLNDGCDLPDNNVRGALVSSPFPAPDGLADGRYVLVEGICRFSRADGRQIEVVEQSGIVLR; the protein is encoded by the coding sequence ATGCTGCTGACCTCGCTACATATCCTCAGAAGGTGCTCGCTCGCACTTGCGCTTATTCTTGCGGCGCCTGTCGCGTGCAATGCACTAACCGGCGCACCGTTCCAGATAAGGACGAGCCTCAAGAATCCGATAGTGTGGCAGGGCATCGGAAACTGGCTGATCATGACTGAGGACAAGACGAACGGGCGCGTCTGCTACTTCTATGATCCCGTGATCAAAATCAGTTCGATCCTCATGGAGGGAATGTCGCTTCAGCTCGCACCACTCGGATCTGAGATCAAGTGGTTGATGTACACCGACTACTACCAGAACCTCGACCGCCTGATGGCGGGCGACGTGGACAACGACAACTTCCACATTGCGTGGCCGAGTAACCTGAAGCAGGTCGGCTGCGGCATGAAGTACACGAACTGCGTTTTCGGTCAGTACAGGCAGCAGAAGGTCGGAGATCGCTACCCCGTGGACCTCTTCAGCTTCGATGTCGCCCGCGGAGGCGCCACCCTGATCGTAGGCAGCGACTCCGAGAAATCCCAGTTCGCCCACGATGGCGACACGATAGTCTACCAGGCCAACAACGGATTCGGGGAGACCGCCATCCGAGCAATCCGGTTCGACAACCCGGCTGAGCAGACCGTATTCGTCGGGCCCGCCTTCGAACCCTCGGTGTGCTACAACCTCGTCGCCTGGGCGCAGTCCAACGGCCCCGGATTCGACATAATCGCAAAGAACCTCGATACCGGCGAGATCAGGACGGTAGCCTACACCACCGCTAACCCACCCAGGCCCGAGGCAGGCAGGGGCGCCATATTCTGGCAAGACGCCCGAAACGCCGCCTCCACCGGCATTGATGTATACGGCTACGACTGGGCCACCGCGCAGGAGTACTGCGTCACCAATGCAGCCGGCGACCAGTTGAGGCTTCGCGTCTGTGATGACCTCGTCACATGGACGACCGGCACTTCCACCCAGACCCTCTGGGGCGCACGGATTCCGACGCCGACAATCGTCTCCGATCTGATCGTCACCCGGGTTACACCGAACTCCGTCTCCCTCGCATGGACTTCAATCGGCGACACCAACAACCCGGGCGCGTTGTACGACCTCCGATACCGCACCGACGGCCCGATCACAGAGGCCACATGGGCGACTTCAGCTACCGTCGCCGGGCTTCCCATCCCGCAGGCAGGCGGTCGCAGGGAATCCTTCGCTGTTGACTCATTGTGTTCGGGACGCGTCTATTTCGCGCTCAAGGTGAAGTTCCGGAACAACACATGGTCCCCGCTCTCCAACTGCGTCAGCGCGTACGTCGCCGACGAGGCCAGCGCGCTCCGGAACGCCGGCGAGGGCGATTCGATCAGCTTCACGGGAGTCGCGAGCGGCATCGGCGCGGAGGGGGCATTGTACTGCCAGCGCAGCGACCGATCCCAAGCCGTCCGCGTGATTCCGATGTCCGCCGCTTCACCCGCGCTCGGTCAGCGGCTGACGGTCACGGGCCGGCTGGCACAGGACCCGGAGTTCATGGGACCCGTGCTGGAGGGTGCCGTCGTAGCGCTGAATGAGGGCACTCAGGAGATCAGGCCGCTCGGAATGCGCCTCGACTCCCTTGGCGGTTTCGATGCCCGATGGGGAGGCGTCGCGGTCGGCGGCCCGTCGAACCTCTGGGCGCGCGTGCGGATATGGGGACGCGTCACGGGCCTGGCCACGACGGGCGGATGCTCGTTCTTCCTCAATGACGGCTGTGACCTACCCGACAACAATGTCAGGGGCGCGCTCGTGTCGAGCCCGTTCCCAGCACCGGACGGCCTGGCCGATGGGCGGTACGTCCTCGTCGAGGGTATATGCCGCTTCTCCCGGGCCGACGGCAGACAGATCGAGGTCGTCGAGCAGTCCGGCATCGTCCTGAGATAG
- the mgrA gene encoding L-glyceraldehyde 3-phosphate reductase, which produces MSYQASDTRYNTMRYRRSGRSGVKLPLISLGLWHNFGGVDTLSNSREMILKAFDLGITHFDLANNYGPPPGSAEESFGSVMAKDLRPYRDQLFISTKAGWGMWPGPYGDWGSRKYLIASLDQSLKRMGLDYVDLLYHHRPDPETPLEETMSALDQIVRQGKALYVGISSYDAERTASASKILKQLGTPCLIHQPSYSMLNRSIEEKLLDVLEAEGIGCIAFCPLAQGLLTSKYLNGIPEGSRAAKPWGFLKADRITEDVIAKVGKLNDIASGRGQSLAQMSLAWVLRDERVTSALIGASKVSQIEENAAALERLDFAPEELSAIDEALA; this is translated from the coding sequence ATGTCATATCAGGCGTCAGATACCAGATACAATACAATGCGGTACCGCCGAAGCGGGCGCAGCGGAGTCAAGCTGCCTCTGATCTCACTCGGGCTCTGGCACAATTTCGGCGGGGTGGATACCCTCTCGAACAGCCGTGAGATGATCCTCAAGGCGTTTGACTTGGGGATCACGCACTTCGACTTGGCAAACAACTACGGCCCGCCTCCCGGATCGGCAGAGGAGTCGTTCGGCTCCGTCATGGCCAAGGATCTGCGCCCGTACCGCGATCAGCTCTTCATCTCGACCAAGGCCGGGTGGGGGATGTGGCCCGGTCCCTACGGCGACTGGGGATCGAGGAAATACCTCATCGCGAGCCTCGATCAGTCGCTGAAGCGCATGGGGCTCGATTACGTGGACCTTCTCTACCACCATCGCCCGGACCCCGAGACCCCGCTGGAGGAGACGATGTCTGCGCTCGATCAGATCGTGCGGCAGGGCAAGGCGCTGTATGTCGGTATATCGTCATACGATGCAGAGCGGACTGCGTCTGCCTCGAAGATCCTGAAGCAGCTCGGGACGCCGTGCCTGATCCACCAGCCGAGCTACTCGATGCTCAACCGTTCGATCGAGGAGAAACTGCTCGACGTGCTCGAGGCCGAGGGGATCGGGTGTATCGCGTTCTGCCCGCTGGCACAGGGATTGCTGACATCGAAATACCTCAATGGCATCCCGGAGGGTTCCCGCGCCGCGAAGCCTTGGGGATTCCTGAAGGCCGACCGCATCACTGAGGACGTGATCGCCAAGGTCGGCAAGCTGAACGACATCGCATCGGGACGCGGGCAGTCGCTCGCGCAGATGTCGCTCGCATGGGTGCTTCGCGACGAGCGGGTGACGTCAGCCCTGATTGGGGCGAGCAAGGTATCCCAGATTGAGGAGAACGCAGCGGCGCTCGAGCGGCTGGACTTCGCACCCGAAGAACTGTCTGCGATTGATGAGGCGCTGGCGTAG
- a CDS encoding 4Fe-4S binding protein, which yields MAVTVDCEVCTKEDECPAAAACPFEALVQSAPGTCPQVDSDLCTDCGICVDECPAGAIAL from the coding sequence ATGGCCGTTACTGTTGATTGCGAGGTCTGTACCAAGGAAGACGAGTGCCCCGCGGCAGCGGCATGCCCGTTTGAGGCGCTGGTTCAGTCGGCTCCCGGCACGTGTCCGCAGGTAGATTCGGATTTGTGTACCGACTGCGGCATCTGCGTGGACGAGTGCCCGGCCGGCGCGATCGCGCTCTAG
- a CDS encoding cupin domain-containing protein gives MSFAELDDTEQREIFPKCHVRFVHSENMTLSYWNLEEGADLPSHSHPHEQVCNMIEGRMELTVGDETKFVHDGSVVIIPPNTLHSTKALTACYVIDVFYPIREDYR, from the coding sequence ATGTCCTTTGCAGAACTTGATGACACCGAGCAGCGGGAGATCTTCCCGAAGTGCCACGTGCGCTTCGTCCACTCCGAGAACATGACGCTATCATACTGGAACCTCGAGGAGGGCGCGGACCTGCCGTCCCATTCGCACCCGCACGAGCAGGTCTGCAACATGATCGAAGGCCGAATGGAGCTGACGGTGGGCGACGAAACGAAGTTCGTTCACGATGGCTCGGTAGTGATCATCCCGCCGAACACGCTGCACTCCACCAAGGCGCTGACCGCCTGCTACGTCATCGATGTCTTCTACCCGATCAGAGAGGACTATCGCTAG
- a CDS encoding metallophosphoesterase, whose translation MVGKTIAILTFVLCAACARADFTFVQISDTHVGRGKDAYNARYREVIRQVNALKPAFVIHTGDALEVWSPESSALFMEISKSLAAPMYVSPGNHDLLNMKAIGAVKAARQIAAWKKAVGPDRVSFEHEGCVFIGLNYTLWNTGYAAEERQSQWLDSELKKAQGKRIFVFEHAPIFTKTPADPNGDYYAVENPARAQILALLREYKVEAVLTGHYHRSMEAKYYGITFLTTPAISFSTGSDQGLTGYSVFTVSDGGFTRRFVDLRTTGAPPEFAVQQ comes from the coding sequence ATGGTAGGAAAGACAATCGCGATACTCACGTTTGTTCTCTGTGCCGCCTGTGCGCGCGCAGATTTCACATTCGTGCAGATCAGCGATACGCATGTCGGCAGGGGGAAGGACGCGTATAACGCCCGATACCGCGAGGTCATCCGGCAGGTGAACGCGCTGAAACCCGCGTTCGTCATCCACACCGGTGACGCGCTCGAAGTCTGGTCGCCGGAGAGCTCCGCGCTCTTCATGGAGATCAGCAAGTCACTCGCCGCGCCGATGTATGTCTCCCCCGGCAACCACGACCTGCTCAACATGAAGGCCATCGGCGCCGTGAAGGCTGCGCGTCAGATCGCCGCCTGGAAGAAGGCCGTGGGCCCCGACCGCGTGTCGTTCGAGCACGAGGGATGCGTGTTCATCGGCCTGAACTACACGCTCTGGAACACCGGGTATGCCGCCGAGGAGCGCCAGTCCCAGTGGCTCGACTCGGAGTTGAAGAAGGCTCAGGGCAAGCGCATCTTCGTCTTCGAACATGCCCCGATCTTCACTAAGACGCCCGCCGATCCGAACGGCGACTACTACGCGGTAGAGAACCCCGCTCGCGCCCAGATTCTCGCTCTGCTGAGGGAGTACAAGGTGGAGGCCGTCCTGACCGGTCACTACCACCGCTCGATGGAGGCCAAGTACTACGGCATCACCTTCCTGACGACGCCGGCGATCAGCTTCTCGACCGGCTCCGACCAGGGGCTTACCGGCTACTCGGTCTTCACCGTCAGCGACGGCGGCTTCACCCGCCGGTTCGTCGATCTCCGCACGACGGGGGCGCCGCCGGAGTTTGCGGTGCAGCAGTAG